The following are from one region of the Aspergillus luchuensis IFO 4308 DNA, chromosome 4, nearly complete sequence genome:
- a CDS encoding alpha-amylase (CAZy:GH13;~COG:G;~EggNog:ENOG410PINX;~InterPro:IPR013776,IPR006047,IPR017853,IPR013780;~PFAM:PF00128;~go_function: GO:0003824 - catalytic activity [Evidence IEA];~go_function: GO:0004553 - hydrolase activity, hydrolyzing O-glycosyl compounds [Evidence IEA];~go_function: GO:0005509 - calcium ion binding [Evidence IEA];~go_process: GO:0005975 - carbohydrate metabolic process [Evidence IEA]) codes for MFSFLPCFKTRRQRTKSQTQSQKQIEEKANAIESLPSWHSPTENTLLFQAFEWHVPTTPNTPDKRSHWRRLQHALPAIHSLGVTSIWIPPGCKGMDANGNGYDIYDLYDLGEFDQKGAVGTKWGTRGELEDLVREASALGVGILWDAVLNHKAGADGVERFEGVRVGDDRRDIEDGDPQEIAGWTSFTFPGRGTTYSPLQYHWHHFSGVDWDDAHQRKAIYKILDPSRPDKNWAQDVGTDENGNYDYLMFADLDYSHPEVREDVLRWAKWIMSVLPLSGMRLDAAKHFSTGFQREFIDCVRSQAGDRKVFVIGEYWSGELRALLRYLEEMEYRVAVVDVPLVERFSGLSRTRRADLRGVLKGTLMEARPGNALTFVTNHDTQPGQMLENVVEPSFKPLAYALILLRQGGHPCVFYGDLYGSCGGGQSPVPACEGQLPILMRARKWYAYGEQQDYFDQPNCIGFIRYGNAAHPSGLACVMSNGGPATKRMYVGRKHAGEKWTDLLQRDDDHPSVTVVDEMGYGEFPVQGMRVGVWVDSAADGRGCMKEPFDVDIYGSRAC; via the exons atgTTCAGCTTCCTCCCATGCTTCAAAACCCGGCGACAACGCACCAAATCCCAAACTCAATCCCAAAAGCAAATAGAGG AAAAAGCCAACGCCATAGAATCCCTTCCGTCATGGCACTCCCCTACGGAAAACACGCTTCTCTTTCAAGCCTTCGAATGGCACGTCCctaccacccccaacaccccagATAAGCGCAGCCACTGGCGCCGACTCCAGCATGCCCTGCCCGCTATCCATTCCCTCGGCGTAACCAGCATCTGGATCCCGCCGGGATGCAAGGGCATGGACGCCAACGGCAATGGGTATGATATCTACGATTTGTATGATCTGGGGGAGTTTGATCAGAAGGGAGCGGTGGGGACGAAATGGGGTACACGCGGAGAATTAGAGGATCTGGTGAGGGAGGCGAGTGCCCTGGGTGTCGGGATATTATGGGATGCGGTGTTGAATCATAAGGCTGGGGCGGATGGCGTGGAGAGGTTCGAGGGTGTgagggttggtgatgatC GACGAGATATCGAAGATGGTGATCCCCAGGAAATTGCAGGCTGGACATCCTTCACCTTCCCCGGCCGGGGCACTACCTACAGCCCGCTGCAATACCACTGGCACCACTTCTCTGGTGTAGACTGGGACGACGCCCACCAACGCAAAGCAATCTACAAGATCCTGGACCCTTCCCGGCCGGACAAGAACTGGGCTCAGGATGTCGGCACAGATGAGAACGGCAACTACGACTACCTTATGTTCGCGGATCTGGATTACTCGCACCCGGAGGTTCGGGAGGATGTGTTACGCTGGGCGAAGTGGATTATGTCTGTGTTGCCGTTGAGCGGGATGCGGTTAGATGCGGCGAAGCATTTTTCGACGGGGTTTCAGAGGGAGTTTATTGATTGTGTAAGAAGTCAGGCGGGGGATAGGAAGGTGTTTGTCATTGGGGAGTATTGGAGTGGGGAGTTGAGGGCGCTGCTGAGGtatctggaggagatggagtatcgggttgcggtggtggatgtgccGCTGGTGGAGAGATTCTCAGGATTGTCGAGGACCAGAAGGGCGGATTTGAGAGGCGTGCTGAAGGGGACGTTGATGGAGGCTAGGCCGGGGAATGCGTTG ACGTTTGTTACAAATCATGATACG CAACCGGGGCAAATGCTCGAG AACGTAGTCGAACCCTCCTTCAAACCCCTCGCCTACGCCCtaatcctcctccgccaaggAGGCCACCCGTGTGTCTTCTACGGCGACCTCTACGGCAGCTGCGGCGGTGGCCAGTCTCCAGTCCCGGCCTGCGAAGGCCAACTCCCGATTCTCATGCGTGCGCGCAAATGGTATGCTTACGGCGAACAGCAAGACTACTTTGACCAGCCCAACTGCATTG GTTTCATCCGCTACGGCAACGCCGCTCACCCCTCCGGGCTGGCCTGCGTCATGAGCAACGGCGGACCAGCCACGAAGCGCATGTACGTGGGTCGGAAACACGCCGGCGAGAAGTGGACGGATCTGCTGCAGCGAGACGATGATCACCCGTCTGTCACGGTAGTTGATGAGATGGGGTACGGGGAGTTTCCGGTCCAGGGGATGAGGGTGGGTGTTTGGGTGGATAGTGCGGCGGATGGCCGAGGGTGTATGAAGGAGCCTTT TGACGTCGATATCTATGGTAGTCGAGCATGCTAG
- a CDS encoding GPI anchored serine-threonine rich family protein (COG:S;~EggNog:ENOG410PT9V;~InterPro:IPR018466;~PFAM:PF10342;~SECRETED:SignalP(1-18)): MRLSYAVSLLPLAAFVGALEVTSPKKGEDVDLSSSFTVTWDTVSTDPSTFDLYLVNNAVYPTVEKKVASDVDTSKGSYTVSGLSGVTDGSGYQINLLSTSSTNSGILAQSEQFTVEGGSSSTTTASASMTTSASSSSSSSTGTSTGTDTSSTSSSSSTGSSSITTASTSTSSTSSSSTSKLTTTTSGANTLSTTASSTRSASASGTSTASASGTETTAPVSTGAGMALTAPMSVAAGLVMGVVAMQL; the protein is encoded by the exons ATGCGTCTCTCTTACGCCGTGtctcttctgcctctggCTGCCTTCGTCGGCG CCCTTGAGGTCACCTCCCCCAAGAAGGGCGAAGATGTCGATCTCTCCAGCTCTTTCACCGTGACCTGGGATACCGTCTC GACTGACCCCTCCACCTTCGACCTCTACCTGGTCAACAACGCCGTCTACCCCACtgtagagaagaaggtcgccTCTGATGTCGACACCTCCAAGGGATCTTACACCGTGTCCGGCCTGTCCGGCGTCACCGATGG CTCCGGCTACCAAatcaacctcctctccacctcttccacgAACAGCGGTATTCTCGCGCAATCCGAGCAGTTCACCGTCGAGGGTGGttccagctccaccaccaccgccagcgCCTCCATGACTACctccgcctcttcttcttcctcttcctctactGGCACTTCTACTGGTACTgatacctcctccacctcttcctcatcctccactggATCCAGCTCCATCACCACTGCAAGCACCAGCACAAGCTccacctccagcagcagcaccagcaaacTAACCACTACTACCTCGGGCGCTAACACTCTATCGACTACAGCCTCCTCGACTCGTTCCGCCTCTGCCTCGGGTACTTCTACTGCCTCTGCCAGCGGTACCGAGACGACTGCCCCCGTCTCCACCGGCGCCGGTATGGCTCTTACTGCGCCGATGTCTGTTGCTGCGGGCTTGGTGATGGGTGTTGTGGCTATGCAGTTGTAA
- the catA gene encoding catalase catA (COG:P;~EggNog:ENOG410PFFZ;~InterPro:IPR018028,IPR029062,IPR020835,IPR011614, IPR024708,IPR002226,IPR043156,IPR041399,IPR024712, IPR037060,IPR010582;~PFAM:PF00199,PF06628;~go_function: GO:0004096 - catalase activity [Evidence IEA];~go_function: GO:0020037 - heme binding [Evidence IEA];~go_process: GO:0006979 - response to oxidative stress [Evidence IEA];~go_process: GO:0055114 - oxidation-reduction process [Evidence IEA]) has translation MATVIAEGLEKAHEAVKTASSKNKKTVDLERDLVDVTTEQRQTTDHGVPISNTDNWLRSVDDHRTGPSLLEDQIAREKIHRFDHERIPERVVHARGTGAFGNFKLLESCEDVTYAKVLTDTSRNTPVFVRFSTVQGSKGSADTVRDVRGFATKFYTDEGNWDLVGNNIPVFFIQDAIKFTDFVHAVKPEPHNEVPQAQTAHNNFWDFCYLHPEATHMFMWAMSDRAIPRSYRMMQGFGVNTFSLINKEGKRHFVKFIWTPHLGVHSFVWDEALKLAGQDPDFHRKDLMEAIDNGAYPKWDLSIQTIPEEKQDDFEFDILDATKIWPEDLVPPRTIGVLELNRNVDEFFPQTEQVAFCTSHIVPGIDFSDDPLLQGRNFSYFDTQISRLGINWEELPINRPVCPVLNHNRDGAMKHRITKGTVNYWPNRFEAAKPDEPAPQGGGFESYPEPVQGRKRRALSPKFREHHSQAQLFYNSMSEHEKLHIVKAFGFELDHCDDPIVYERLAGKRLAEIDLTLAQQVAEVVGAPIPQKALMANHGRKTIHVSQTEFPPKSPTIASRRIAIIIGDGYDPVAFKGIQTAVKVAGALPFVIGTKRSPIYADGESKETSQGIIADHQYDGQRSTMFDATFIPGGPHVETLRKNGQMRYWIAETFGHLKPLAGTGEAAELIKEALGSVLDVQVATSSKPQPVEWYGVVTAGGVQKPESFKESVQIAKGAKDFVGMFFYQIAQHRNYQRELDGLSSTVAW, from the exons ATGGCCACGGTCATTGCCGAAGGGCTTGAGAAAGCTCACGAAGCCGTTAAGACGGCCTCGTCTAAGAACAAGAAAACGGTCGACTTGGAACGCGACCTGGTCGATGTCACCACTGAGCAGCGTCAGACCACCGACCACGGCGTGCCCATTAGCAATACCGACAATTGGCTGCGGTCAGTCGACGACCATCGCACAGGTCCATCGTTGCTAGAGGATCAGATTGCGCGCGAGAAG ATTCACCGATTCGACCACGAGCGGATTCCCGAGCGTGTCGTCCATGCCCGTGGAACCGGCGCTTTCGGAAACTTTAAGCTACTCGAAAGCTGTGAGGACGTGACCTATGCCAAGGTCCTAACTGACACATCGCGGAATACACCGGTCTTCGTCCGCTTTTCCACCGTGCAGGGCAGCAAGGGAAGCGCCGACACGGTGCGTGATGTTCGTGGATTCGCAACCAAATTTTACACAGACGAGGGTAATTGGGACCTGGTTGGAAACAACATCccggtcttcttcatccaggacGCTATCAAGTTCACTGATTTCG TCCACGCTGTGAAGCCTGAGCCCCATAATGAGGTCCCTCAGGCACAGACCGCGCACAACAACTTCTGGGACTTTTGCTATTTGCACCCAGAAGCCACTCACATGTTCATGTGGGCCATGTCGGACCGCGCCATTCCCCGGTCCTATCGGATGATGCAAGGGTTTGGTGTCAACACTTTTTCGCTTATCAATAAGGAGGGCAAGCGCCACTTTGTCAAGTTTATTTGGACGCCTCACCTAGGCGTGCATTCATTCGTCTGGGATGAAGCTCTGAAGCTGGCGGGTCAAGACCCGGATTTCCACCGCAAGGATCTGATGGAGGCCATTGACAACGGCGCATATCCGAAATGGGATCTGTCTATCCAGACCATCCCTGAAGAGAAACAGGATGACTTTGAGTTCGACATTCTCGATGCGACCAAGATCTGGCCAGAGGATCTGGTTCCTCCCCGCACCATTGGTGTGTTGGAACTCAACCGCAACGTGGATGAATTCTTCCCACAGACAGAGCAGGTTGCATTCTGTACATCACACATTGTTCCCGGTATCGACTTCTCCGatgaccctcttcttcagggcCGTAACTTCTCCTATTTTGACACCCAGATTAGCCGTCTCGGCATCAATTGGGAGGAGTTACCCATCAACCGCCCCGTCTGCCCCGTGCTGAATCACAACCGCGACGGTGCCATGAAACACCGCATCACTAAGGGTACCGTCAACTACTGGCCCAACCGCTTCGAGGCGGCAAAGCCAGACGAGCCTGCTCCTCAGGGTGGCGGCTTCGAGTCATACCCCGAGCCGGTACAAGGCCGCAAGAGGCGCGCGTTGAGCCCCAAGTTCCGCGAACATCATTCCCAGGCTCAACTCTTTTACAACTCCATGTCGGAGCACGAAAAGCTGCACATTGTCAAGGCTTTTGGGTTCGAGCTGGACCACTGTGATGACCCTATCGTCTACGAGCGCCTGGCCGGCAAGCGTCTGGCGGAGATCGACCTGACCCTGGCGCAGCAGGTGGCGGAAGTCGTGGGCGCCCCGATTCCCCAAAAGGCGCTCATGGCCAACCACGGCCGGAAGACGATCCATGTTTCCCAGACCGAATTTCCGCCCAAGTCTCCGACCATCGCCAGTCGGCGCATTGCCATCATAATTGGCGACGGATACGACCCGGTGGCCTTCAAGGGCATTCAGACCGCTGTGAAGGTGGCGGGTGCTCTGCCGTTTGTTATCGGCACCAAGCGGTCGCCCATCTATGCGGACGGAGAATCGAAGGAGACATCGCAGGGCATCATCGCCGACCACCAGTACGATGGACAGCGATCGACCATGTTCGATGCCACGTTCATTCCCGGTGGCCCGCATGTGGAGACGCTCCGGAAGAACGGGCAGATGCGGTACTGGATCGCCGAGACATTTGGCCACCTGAAGCCACTGGCTGGTACAGGTGAAGCGGCCGAGCTAATCAAAGAGGCGCTGGGTAGCGTGCTGGACGTGCAAGTGGCCACCAGCTCCAAGCCACAGCCCGTGGAGTGGTATGGCGTGGTCACGGCCGGTGGTGTGCAGAAGCCGGAGAGCTTCAAGGAGAGCGTGCAGATCGCGAAGGGCGCCAAGGATTTCGTGGGCATGTTCTTCTACCAGATTGCGCAGCACCGGAACTACCAGCGCGAATTGGATGGGCTGAGCTCGACGGTTGCCTGGTAA